Genomic window (Kwoniella botswanensis chromosome 1, complete sequence):
TATAACGGTTAGTATAACCGCCTCTCAAATCATTGGAAGGCATCGCGGTAGATCGGGGTTCGATTCCCCGTGTCGGAATTCACTTTTTGCTCTCCCttccttatcatcatccccttctgTCATTCCTCTTTGATAAATCACGAATgttctcatcttcttgtgCACCGCGGATACGTCAATGAACATACATGATATAGCAGTACAGGTATAATTACAATTCTTGATGCAGGATATATAAACTTGTACGTTTCATCTCTCTTGACcttttcttcacctctcaaaCTAAATGCATCTAATTCTTTGATGGTTTGACATGCATTGACAAACTAATCGCTATCTGACAGTTCGATCTGTGCGTTCACCAAATTAAATATCAGCTCGCGAAATTGCAACCCTGCTTTCTAAGCTGACCACTTACAGGCTTAGATGCTTTCCCACCCTTCGAGAACCTGTTAATGAGGACGAagcaaatcagcttcttcctcctgatcACCTAGACGCTCGCCACTCACGTCAATTGCGATTGTTGCATCCCTCTTGCACCACTCCCTCCTCTTGCTGGCACCTTCTTCGCAGGAGCAGCCTTAGCAGCAGGCTTTCTCGCTGAGCTAGCGGAAGCAGAAGCTGCGCCTCGTTTTTTAGGTGGAGCAATCacttcttcaggttcttcttcctcttcttcagattctGAAGCGTTCTGGAACTAAACTCATGGCCAAATCAGCGAATACCTCGTAAGTAGGGATGTCTCAACTCACAAGAGGgttcttttctcttcttctaggCGGAGCAGCTCGTCCTTTACCTTTTGCAGGAGCTTTGGTCTGCTGGAACGATCCGTCGGAATCAAGATCCATCTGATCATCGTCCTCGGCCACTACAAGATGAGTTAGCATTGTTGGTAAGAACATACCTATACCGTAGTAACTCACACATGCTGTCTTCATCAGAATCTTTCTGCTTgctcttccccttcttgcttttctATTAGCGTCGATGTCAGCAACATCGAGTCTTGAGATATGGTTCCCACTTACCTCCTTAGGTACAGGTCGAGCTTCAGCATACTGGGATGCAGCACTATGATAGGTCAATTGCAGCGCCCATATAACTATACACTTGTCAACTCACTGCTCCTTGGCTTGTAGCATCTAAATGGATATTCCGTCAGCTACATGCATCACACATTCCAGCTGTACACAACTCACATGATCttccacatcctcttcatcgacttCCCTACTCTTCATATCGCGtcccaccatcttcagcgTGTCCGATACAAAACTTTGATTGAGaacatgtcagcttcgatcgCAAGTTCGTGCTTATCAACTGACTTACTCCTTGATAgcatccttatcatccttctccacaAATCTCATGACTgcatcttccatcccattctccacCAATACTTCCAGATTCTGAGCTTGCAGGTATTGCTTGACGAGATTTGCCATACGAAGTTTAGCAAGTCTATCATTGGTCGTTAACATCGTCGGATCATCGCcttcccaatcatcttcatcttcatcaggcAAATCAGGGTTATTTTTCGCTTCTGCAGGAAGTACAGTCACATCAGCCTGCGTGTTGCCTGAGACGATATTACCAATGACCCACTTCGTTCGGCgggcttcttcttcctgtaGTATTGTAATATATCCCTTGGATTGGCAACTTTCCCGACGAATAGTTGTCCAAATCGGACGGGATTCGTCATCTCCTTGGCGTCGGTGGTCTCAACCTACAGGAGTAAAATTACAATGAGCATAGACTCCATGTCTCAGAGATTTTAGCTTACCTTCAACCTGATCAGAGGTAACATCATCTTCGCGTCGGGGTCAGgatttctctctttccaattctCGTGTGCTTGTTTGATCAGCCTTGTGACCTGATCCCCAAGTAAGCTGAACGTTCTGTCATGCCGGGATAGACAGGATAGCTTACCTGATCCTTGAGGTACTCCGTGATACTATCCTTATCATCGATATTCAGTGCTCCTTGCTCAGCAGCATACGATAAAACAACTTCGTCAAGTTCGAATGGTCTGACGGTCTTTAAGGGGACCTCGGCGATTTGGAATTGCGATCCTTGGATTGACATGATACCGACGTGTCTACACCACATTTATGATGTCAGCTTCCGGTTCCTTTCATGACTAATCAGAACAAGTTCCGACTTACTTTGGTATGGCTTCTCCAGGTGCTAAACTAGTCGCAACCGAACTACCAGGTTGAGATATCCAGTAATCCTTCCCTTCTACTTTCTCAGGCGTAATCCTGCAATCATGTTCATGTCCCCATACCACTAGACGAATCGAATCGTCAAACATCCCTTCAGGAACAGATTGTTGTGGTCCATGTTTGACTCTGCGTGACAATATGCACTATAAGCTTGTATCGGCAGCGATCTACCGCACGGAAGAGCTTACCTATTCTGATGAATCAAGAGGATATTGAaccaatcatcttcagctacATCTCCACCCTCAGGCATATACATCTTGACTCTATTCGACCTCAGTTCATAATGCATCCTAGCATCTTTGACATTTCCTACGCCGTATAATGCAAGGTTGGTCGTTCCTTTTCGAAGCAAGATAGGTTTGATTCGGATTCCCTTGTCGGTATCGTCCTGTATAGCTTCATCGGCTGGTAGGTCGACTTTCCCAAAGTAGTTGAGTACACCAGAGACTGAAAGGACATCAAGAGCACAAAGAGCTCCTTCCTGAGAGGTCcattcaagctgatcagaTGAAACGATCGACCGGAAAAGGAATCACTTAAAATGCTTACTGGACCAGTACCTTGAGGATCATCATGATTACCGTGAATCGAGAAGACGGGAATGGCAATGTTCAGATTTGGGTCTTCATAATTTACTGCAGGAAACCTATCGTGACAAGTCAGCTACTTTCAATGCAACCAGTGATACTAAGCTTACGAAAAACCAGGTGCACTTCCATCATATGGATCACTCAGCAGCTCGAACTGCCCCAAGAGGAAAACAacgtatatcagctttgctcACAGTATAATCTTGCTGTTGTACCGATGGTATGGATGGTCAGGAACGAATATAACTCACCGAAATAGGTTTATCCCCCAAGGTATATTCCCTCAACAACGCTATCGTCTGATGCATACATGTCCTACTTGGTCTGTTCTCGTGGAACAGGTCACCCGCTAGCAAGATAAAGTCAACTTCTGCATCTCTAGCAATCTCCAATATCTCTCTGAAGGTGTTGATGGCATCCTGACCTCGGATTGGATCTTTCTCGGCGTAACCTATATGGTTATCGGTAGCTAGCAGGATACGGAAGCAGCTAGAGACGGATGGCGTGTAAGTCAAGCTGTTCCAGATCGGTATAACACCAGCTTACTTGTCAGGATCTGGAGTGTTATGAGATATCAGCATTATCATCCCGGATGAAcaaggaggagaggaaggaatggtTGATGACTCACTCTGTTGGACAATCGATGGATTGGGTTCGTCCCCTGCTTCGCTATGGAAGTGTGCGATATGATCAGCTAGGTTGGCTCACGATTTGGgatgagctcacctttgaccaGCATGATCGCCATTCACGGAGGCCATCTTTGATTGAGTCTTGTGATTGggacaagagaaagaaggatggtggagaagaaggaagaaatcAATAAATCAATAGAATCAACCttcgaggatgaggagtgagcaaagtggaggttgttCATTGTTCGTTGTGATGGTCATTGTCACACACGTCAACCGCTGAtcaacgggatcaaattcaacAAGCAATGTTGACTGGACCCAGACGCGTCTTTCTTGGCTTCACACAGAGAGgacatcatcttcgtcttcatcttcaccttcctcttaCTCCCTCTATCCCCGACCAATCAGTCGACCACAATGTCAGCAGAAGCAGGTCCATCTCGAAGACCAAGGACGAGCAAcgaccatcaccaccatcgtCACCAccatgatgaagaggaagaagatcgtaGTAATCTACCTAcacagaagaggaggaagataaCCGACGTCAATGAGATATTCGAGAAGCCAGATTTGCAGGAACAGATCAGGTTGAGTAGGGAGTATAGAGCATTACAGAATGAGGCTGACGGTGGGTATAACACTTTTCGAAGACTACAAAGCTATTATATGTGGATACCAGGCTAAACTCATCACTTAATCTGCTATCTCGAACAGAACTACGAGCCAATCTTGCCAATTCGACGGCCCAAGATTTGATAAAAGCAATATCGAAACAAGAAAACCTGTTCCTCGATGGTATGTTCCGTCAACTCAGCTAGCGTGATGCGTCTTCTGCAGGAACCAAAGCTGATCAGTGGTTATGGATGGACAATAGTGAGAGATACAGGTATAGGAACATTGGATGCTAATTTGATGAAGACCAATACGGAAAACGCGATGGCTCTGGCAAAGACATTCAAGATTGATGGAGTCAATTTTGATATAGACGAGTTTCTCTTAAAGTGAGTAATGAATCGACATTTGCAAATCACAATCATGAAGTGACATCTTTGCgttcccttctttcccttcgtCTACCTTGATTCACAAAGAAACTTGTTAAGCTGAGCAATCTCATAGGGTTAAAAACCACCTAGGTCTCGACCGAATGGAACTCgacgatcaagatggatcttcTTCCGCCTCGAccgacgaagatgatgagttggaccAAAGTCAAACTCAGAATAGAGCAAGGAATGGAACTGGTCATAGAGGTGCACGTAAGGGTGTATTGGGAGATTGGGAGAAGATAGGTTGGATGGCGGCGCAATCCAACAGGAGGATA
Coding sequences:
- a CDS encoding DNA repair protein (mre11) is translated as MASVNGDHAGQSEAGDEPNPSIVQQNPDNCFRILLATDNHIGYAEKDPIRGQDAINTFREILEIARDAEVDFILLAGDLFHENRPSRTCMHQTIALLREYTLGDKPISFELLSDPYDGSAPGFSFPAVNYEDPNLNIAIPVFSIHGNHDDPQGTGPEGALCALDVLSVSGVLNYFGKVDLPADEAIQDDTDKGIRIKPILLRKGTTNLALYGVGNVKDARMHYELRSNRVKMYMPEGGDVAEDDWFNILLIHQNRVKHGPQQSVPEGMFDDSIRLVVWGHEHDCRITPEKVEGKDYWISQPGSSVATSLAPGEAIPKHVGIMSIQGSQFQIAEVPLKTVRPFELDEVVLSYAAEQGALNIDDKDSITEYLKDQVTRLIKQAHENWKERNPDPDAKMMLPLIRLKVETTDAKEMTNPVRFGQLFVGKVANPRDILQYYRKKKPAERKAKNNPDLPDEDEDDWEGDDPTMLTTNDRLAKLRMANLVKQYLQAQNLEVLVENGMEDAVMRFVEKDDKDAIKDFVSDTLKMVGRDMKSREVDEEDVEDHMLQAKEHAASQYAEARPVPKEKSKKGKSKQKDSDEDSMLAEDDDQMDLDSDGSFQQTKAPAKGKGRAAPPRRREKNPLFQNASESEEEEEEPEEVIAPPKKRGAASASASSARKPAAKAAPAKKVPARGGSGARGMQQSQLTFSKGGKASKPIELSDSD